GGACGTCAGTGGCCCCGGTCTCCCCCCGACCGGGGCCACTTCTCGTTCCGGTGAGTGTCCGTCAGCCGAGCGTCGCGGCGAACTCCCTGACGGCGCGCTCCCAGCGCTCCGGGTCCTCGTTCCACTCGAGCGTGTGCCGGGCGTGCGCGAAGGTCTCGACCCGGGCACCGCGGGCGCGGTGCGTCTCGACGTCGGCCGCTGCCACGAGGGCATCGGCCGTCGAGTGCAGCAGGAGGGTCGGCGTGCGGTCGTCCTGCCAGCGGGTGACCGTGAGGGGGTAGGGCACCCCGGCGAGGCGGCTGAGACCCGGTGTGGTCGCGATCCGTCCCGCGACCACACCGACGGCCGCCGGGAAGCGCGCGGTCGTCACGGTGCCGCGCAGGGCCGACCGGACGTCGAGGAGCGGTGCGACCCCGACGATGCCGTCGACCGGCGTGCGTGCCGCCGCGGCGGAGGCGGCGAGGGCGCCGGCGGACCAACCCTGCAGCACCACCCGTTCGGCGCCGCGGGCACGCGCGGCGTGCGCGGCGGCGGCGACGCGATCGACCGCGGCGGGATCGAGGGAGCGCAGCGGCAGGTCGGACGTGTCGACCACCTGGTTGGAGGCGCCGAGCTCCCGCCAGACGCGCAGGCCACGCAGGACCTGCTGCGGGCCGAGCGACTGCCCGTGCACGTGGACGACGTGGGTGCGCCCGACGACGCCGTCCGGTTCGGTGCCCGGGACGGACCGCTCGTCGGCGTACACCAGCTCGGACTCCGGGGGCACGAACGGTGCGGGGCGGAGGAGCCGGCGTGCGGCGGCGGCCCCGAGGGCGACGCTGCCGGCGGTGGCGATCACGGTGCCGGTGACGGCGGTGCGGACGAGCTGCATGGTGTCCACCCTGCCAGGGCGACGTGTGCGTGCGGTCCCCTCCACAGCGGAACGGGAGGCGCGGTGCCAGCCGGCACCGCGCCTCCCGTCCGTCGTGCTGCGGGTCCTAGGCCTGCACGTCGCCGCGCCAGCCCGGCTCGGTCGGGGCGTTCTCGACGCGCTCCTTGTAGTTCTGCAGGTCCTTCTTGACCGCGTGGCCGCCGACACCGACGGCGGAGCCGAGCTTCTCGAGGAAGCCCGACGGCTCCCAGTCGATCTGCGCGGTGACGCGGGTCTCGTTGTCGGACAGTTTGTGGAACGTGACGACGCCCGCGTGGTCGGTGTCGCCGTCCTTGACGGTCCACGCGACGCGCTCGTCCGGGTGCTGCTCGGTGATGACGGCGCGGAACTCGCGCTCCTGACCGGCGACCTTGACGGTCCAGTCGGTGGTCTTGTCGTCGACCTGGACGATCTTCTCGACCTCGTCGAGGAAGTGGGGGAACTCCTCGAACCGGGTCCACTGGTCGTAGGCCTGGCGGACGGGGACGTTGACGTCGACGGTCTCGATGATCTGGGGCATGGTCGCTCCTTCGTTTCGTCGTGCTCTTCGGGTTCGTGACCGACGCTATGCCGGTCCGGCTGGAGGGTCCCCAGGGCAGTGTCCCCCTGCTGCGCCGTATGCTCGACGGGATGAGTGGCAACGGGAAGCACGCGTTCGACGAACGGGACGAGCACGGCATCCGGGTGCGCCCGGCCCTGGCCTCGGACGTGCCGCACATCCAGCGGCTCATCGCTCCGTACGTCGACCGGCGCATCCTGCTCGGCAAGGAGAACGTCGCGCTCTACGGCTCGATCCAGCAGTTCCGGATCGCCGAGGGGCCGGACGGCACGCCGATCGGCTGCGGTGCCCTCGCCGTGTTCTGGGACGACATCGCCGAGGTCCGCACGCTCGCGCTCGACGCCGACTGGATCCACAAGCGGGTCGGCCACCGGATGCTCGAGGCGCTCGAGCACGACGCCCGGGAGCTCGGCGTCGCCCGCATCTTCTGCCTGACGTTCGAGGTCGAGTTCTTCGCGAAGCACGGGTACCTGGAGATCGGCGAGCAGGTCGTGTTGCCGGACGTGTACGCCGAGCTCGTGCGCTCGTCGGACGAGGGGGTCGCGGAGTTCCTCGACCTCGCCCGGGTGAAGCCGAACACGCTCGGCAACACCCGCATGTTGAAGATCCTCTGACCGGGATCCGCTGACCGGGATCCTTCGGTTGGTCGGGGGCCACTGATCGGCGATCCGCTGCCTGTGGATTGCTGACGCGTTCGGTGACGCATCGGCGTCGCGTCGCTGCGGAGAGACCCGTTCGCCCTACCCTGTGCGCATGTCGTCGTTCCGTCACCCTGTCGGACCCGAGTCGTCCGGTGTCTACTGGCGTCGTCGCGCGCTCGTCGCCGGCGTGCTGCTGCTCGTCGTCGTGGTGGTCGTGCTGATCGTGGTCGGGCGGGGGAGTGGGGCCTCGTCCGCGTCGGCGCCGGGGGCCTCGCCGTCGGCTGGCGGTGGAGCCGCGTCCGACGGCTCCGTGGCCGCGTCCGGGGCGGCGTCCGCACCCGCTGGTGACGGCTCCTCGTCAGCCCCGTCGGCGTCCGCCACGGCACCCGCTTCGGCCTCCGGTGACGCCACGACGTGCTCCGAGGACCAGATCGAGCTCACGCCGGTCGTCGACAAGGGCACCTACGGGCCGACCGAGGACCCGCAGATCGCGATGTCGATCACGAACACCGGCTCGGACTCGTGCCACATGGACCTCGGCTCGGCGCAGCAGGTCCTGACGATCAGCTCCGGGCAGGAGCAGTACTGGTCGTCGAAGGACTGCCAGACGGGCGGGACGAACCAGGACGTCACGATCAAGGCGGGGCAGGAACTCACCACGCCGGCGATCGCCTGGGACCGCACGCGCTCGTCGACGACCACGTGCGACGGTGCTCGGCCGTCGGTGCCCGGTGGCGGGGCGAGCTACCACCTGCAGGTGTCGGTGGGGGACCTGGAGTCGAAGGAGTCGGCGCAGTTCGTGCTGAACTGAGCTGATACGCCGCGCGTGCTAGCCTGAACGCAAGTGGATTGGGAATGCCCGATCGGCGTCCGACCCCCGGCTCTGCCGGGGGTTTTCGCTTGTCCGGAGCGGGGTCCCGCTGCTCAGGGGTAGACCTTCAGTCCCCACCCAGCGACGGAGCCGCCCGGAGACTTCGGCATCCGTTGCAGGATTCGTTCCCAAGCCCGGTTCGTCCTGTCCGGGTGCAGAAGGTGGGTGCCGATCGGCCTGGCTACGAGATCAGCCAGCTGCAGACCGGTGCTGTTCGCTTGTTTGTGGGCGATGCAGAAGCGGAAGGTCTCGGGCATGCCGCGCATCTTGGTTCGTCGCATGATGCGGTCGAACTCGTCCTCGAGCTCTCGATCCTCCAACCGTCCGCGGCTCTCGAACACGACCGTTGTCTCGCGGCGGGAGACGCCCCGAGCCTGCAGCTGGAGGAAGACCCGCTCAAGACCGTACTCGAGTGCGACGTGGTACGGGCTCGTGTCCAGCCCGACGCGATCCCGGAACTCGGTCTTCCTGATCGCCGTGGCCACGACGCCGAACCGTTCTTCGAAGAGTTGATCGATGCGGCTCATGAAGGCCGCCCTCGTCTCGGCGTTGAGCAGGATGTCGAAAGGCGGCTTCGACTGGCGAATCTCGCGTTCGTGCAACACGACCATGTCGTGGTTGAAGAAGTCGAACTTCAGGCGTTGCACCAGCGGTACGATCCGGTCGACGTAGAGGTCAATGGGGAAGATCGAGAAGGCGAGCACGAACATCGGGTAGTCCGGGTTGATGCTGGTGAGACTGTGATCCCCGCTCTCGTCGACGTAGACCACGAAGCCGCTCCCCATGAAACGGCAGCATATCAGCAGGCGTCCCCTGCGCTCGTGCGCCGATGGTCTGCGTCTCAAGGGGCTGCGGCGCGCCCGGCACGTCATCCAAGTGACGCACTCCGCGCCGGGAGCTGTCCACGCTGCGTCATGCTGACAGAGTGTCGGATCAAGGAATCGTGCGGGAGTCAGCCTCGGCCTACGAGCGTGATCACGGCGTCGAGCCGGTGAAGATCGCGACGCTCAAGGGGCTCCGGAAGCGCGCGAAGCGCGGTCTGTTCGAGCCCGCGGACGACACGATCTGGTCGGACGGCGTCCGGAGCGAGTAGCGGCGCTGCTGCCGAGGGGCTGCTCCCGCACCTCCTCCTAGAGCTGCTCCTCGACTGAACCCGGTTCGAGTCCGGTCATGAAGTCGTCGAGGAACGTCTGCATGTCGAACGGCTGCGCGCTGTCTTCCGGTCCGTGGTGCGTGGAAGTCATGCCACCACGCTACGTCACATTGCTAGGTCGTCTAGCAATTTGTCCGGAAGCGGCGTTGCCCGGAGGCGATGCTTCCTGGCGGCGAGGCTGCTCGGAGGCGTCCCTGCCCGGAGGCGACGCTGCCTGGACATGCGAACGGGCCCGCCGTCCGAAGACGACGAGCCCGTTCCGAGCAGCTGAGGTCAGCCGATGACCGAGATGTTCTCGGCCTGCGGGCCCTTGCGGCCCTCGGTGATCTCGAATTCGACCTTCTGGTTCTCCTCGAGCGACTTGTAGCCGTTGCCAGCGATCGCGGAGAAGTGCGCGAAGACGTCGGCGCTGCCGTCGTCCGGAGCGATGAAGCCGAAGCCCTTTTCGTTGTTGAACCACTTGACGGTGCCAGTTGCCATGATGGCGTTTCCTTAACTTTCTTGCCAGGCCACGTTCGTTGCCTGTCTTGCGAGACGGCTCTTGCTGCCGCCGATCCACCGACGGTTGTCGTCAGATCAGTGCGTCCCGCGGGCATGGGCCGGTGGGACGGGTTCGGGGCCAGGCGACCTGGGAAGATCAGTGACCGATGGCGCTCGAAGGTGCAGAGCACCGGAAGAACGATGGACTCCCGCCGAAGCGGTTGAGACCAACCTACCGTGCTGTGGCCGCAATGGAAGAGGCAGCGCCCACTTCTGTGCAGGATCTCCGCCTCGCAGCCGTTCCTGTTCGCCGTCGGCGTGCAGATCTGGTGGACTAGGGGTGATGGCAGACAAGGAACAGCGCTTCCGGAGCGAGCAGCTCGAGGAGGCCCTCGCGAAGCAGGACGTCGCCGCGGTCGCGTTCGCCCTGCGGAACGACATCGTGATCGTCCCCCGGCTCGTCACCGGCAAGAAGGACATGCAGGTCCGCGTCTTCGGCCGCGAGGGCTCGGACAAGCGCATCCTGCTGCTCTTCTCGTCCGCCGATGCGTACACCGCGATGGTGCCGGACGAGAAGGTCCGCCAGGTCATGGTCTACGACGGGCCGCGGCTCGACGAGTTCCTGGCGGCGCACCTCGACTCGCTCGAGGGCGTGTTCTTCGACATCGCCGGGCCACACACGATGCAGGCGGCACCGGCGGACCTGCTGGCGGCGCTCCGCGCGTAGGCGCGGGCCTGGGCGGCGTCGGTTCGCTCTGGAGGCGCGACGCGCGCCCGTCCTGCGGCTCGCCACGGGCGATCGGTCCGGTCCGGCCTGGTCCGGTTCGGTCAGAGCTGGTCCGGTCCGGTCCGGTCAGGGCCGTCGGTGCCGGTTCCGGTCAGAATGCGCGGTCGAGCTCGCGTTCACGGACCGACTGCGTCAGCGAGAACGCGACGCGCAGCGCCTCGCGCAGGTGCTCGGCGTCCGCGCCGAGCACGGTCGTGAACCCGAGCCGCGAGGCCTCGTTCGCCCGCTGCTTCGCGCCCGTCGCCGGACGGATCTCGCCGGCCAGACTGATCTCGCCCACCGCCGCCAGTGTGTGCGGGTACGGACGGTCCCGCGCAGCGCTCGCCAGGGCCAGCGCGATCGCCAGGTCGGCGCCAGGCTCGGTGAGCTTCATCCCGCCGACCGTCGAGACGTAGACGTCCGCATCGGACAGCTTGAGGCCGGCGCGTCGTTCGAGCACGGCGAGCAGCATCGCCACGCGTGACGCGTCGACGCCGTTCACGACCCGGCGCGGCTGCGGAGCCGAGCTCGGCACGACGAGCGCCTGCACCTCGACCGGGAGCGCACGGCGTCCTTCGAGTGCCACGGTCACGCACGTGCCCGACACCGGGGTGCCGTTCCGCGACATGAAGAGTCCGCTCGGGTCCGGGACCTCGTGGATGCCGTCGCCGGCCATGTCGAAGCAGCCGACCTCGTCTGTCGGGCCGAAGCGGTTCTTGAGCGCCCGGACGAACCGGAGCGCGGTCTGCCGGTCGCCCTCGAAGTGGCAGACGACGTCGACCAGGTGCTCGAGCAGTCGCGGACCCGCGATCGTGCCGTCCTTCGTGACGTGGCCGACGATGAGGACGGGCAGCGACCGCTCCTTCGCCACCCGGATCAGGGTCGAGGCGACCTCGCGCACCTGGGAGGTGCCGCCGGCGATGCCGTCCACGGTGCTCGACGAGATCGTCTGCACGGAGTCGGCGATGACCAGGTCCGGTTGCACCTGGTCGATCTGGCCGAGGATGACGCCGAGGTCGACCTCGCTCGCCAGGTAGAGCTGGTCGTGCATGGCGTTCGTGCGCTCGGCGCGGAGTCGGACCTGGTCCACTGACTCCTCGGCGCTGACGTAGAGGACCCGCTTGCCGGTCGCTGCCGCACGGGAGGCGACCTCGAGCAGCAGTGTCGACTTGCCCACGCCCGGCTCGCCGGACAGCAGTACGGCGGCCCCGGGCACGATGCCGCCGCCGAGCACGCGGTCGAACTCGCCGATCCCGGACGTCCACCGCTGGACCCCCGTTCCGCGGGCCTCGGTGATCGGTCGGGCCACGCGCGCTCCAGCGACGGAGACGGCAGCGGGCCCGCGCGAGCTCGCCGCGGCCGCCGTCGTGTCCTCGACCGTGCCCCACGCCTGGCACTCACCGCAGCGGCCGACCCACTTGATGCTGGTCCACCCGCACTCGGTGCAGCGGTAGAGGGACTGGGTGCGCGCCATGGCTCGAGGCTAGAGCGCCCCGCCGACACCGCGGTGCCGCGGAGCATGCCGGCCGTGACCGGTGTCCTCGCCGTGCTCGTCGTCGGCGCCGCGCTCGTCGTCCTCGTCGTGCGCGGGTGTCCGGTCGTGGCCGCCTGGCTGCTCGGGCAGGGGGATGCCGCCCGTCATCCGCTGCCGCAGCCGCTCCACGCGACCGGGTCGGCCGCCGTGGTCGAGCTCCGTTGCGTGCTCGACGTCCTGCTCGGCCCGGGCGCTCGCGACGGCGCCGGCCTCGCGTCCGAGGTCCTCGGCCTCGCGAGCGGACAGGTAGTGCCGGATCGCGGCGACGGTGTCCACGCGGGCATCGACCGCGGGCTCGAAGGCGCTCGCCCAGATCTCGTACCCGCGGTCGTTCGGGTGGAACAGGTCGCCGTAGCTGTTGAAGAAGGTCCGACGGAGCCCGACGCGCTTCGTGATGACGTGGAGCGGCGCCACGGTCAACCCGAGTTCGGTGGCCACACGGTGCACGATCTCGTTCGCCACGGCGACCTTGCGCTCGCGGTCGGGCACGAACATGCACGGGAGCTCGGCGACGATCGCGTGCGAGGGCACGGCGCTGTAGATCGCACGGATGTTCCGCTCGAACTTGTCCGGGTGGAAGTCCGCGATGTCGTTCGCCCCGATCGACACCGTGCAGATGTCCGGCGAGTACTGACGCAGTTTCGGGAGCTGGTCGTGCTTCGCACCCCACGTCGTCGCGCCCGAGACGCTGAGGTTCACCACCCGCACCGACATGCGCGATCGGTGCCGGATGCGGCGTGCCAGGAGGCCGACGTACCCGCGCCCCGGAGCGGTCGCGCCGACGCCCTGTGCGGCGGAGTCGCCGATCGCGAGGTACGTCAGCTGGCCCTCGTGCTGCAGGCGCTCCCGCCACCAGTCGGCGTGCACGGGCAGCATGTCGACCACGCGCTGGGATGCGGCTCGCTGCCCGCGGATCCCCGCTCGGGCGCCGAACGCGCCACCACCCACGACGGCGAGCCCGCCGATGACGGAGGTGAGCAGGGCGACGAGGGTGCGGGTCTTCATGCCGGAGACCGTACGCGGGCTCGCTCACCCTGGGCTCTGCCGAGGCTGGCCCGTGGATGGACGGCGGGACAGCGCCGGCTGTGAAGGGGAGCGGCCGGTGGTGGTCGTGAGCACCGCCGGAGTCGTGTAAACTCTTTCCCGGTACCGTGTCCGAGCGGCCGAAGGATCATGTCTCGAAAACATGTGTGGGGGCAACTCCACCGTGGGTTCAAATCCCACCGGTACCGCCACAGAAAACCCCCGTTCACGCGGGGGTTTTCTCGCTTCTGAGGGTGCCCGTGGTGCGTCTTTGGTGCAGATCGTGCGCAGGACGTCCTGAGCTGTGTCGCCGCTCGCGCGACGCAGGCGCAGGCGCAGGCGACCTTCGTCCGGACGTTCTGTCGGAGTTAGATCCGTGCGCTTATCCAGCGGGCAGACATGCAGCGACGGCTAGGGAAGGACCCCAGAACCACCGGCCACCGTGGCACTGGGTTGTACCTGAAGAAGACGCCCGAGTATCGGATCCCGTGTCCGCGTGGCGCCGTTCGCACCACAGGTGATGACGGATGATCGTGCGAGTATCGGGGGATGGCTCACCTTCTGGACTCTGCGAAGCTCGACGGACCTCATGCCGCACGCATCAGTGCTCGGCCTGAGCGCATCGCTGTGCCACTTGACGCATCAAAGCAGGACGCCTTTAGACAAGCCGTTGAAGTGGAGTGTCAGGTTTGGGGTGGCGCAGCCAACGCTCTCCTGCCGGTGACGGCTGAGGGAGAAATCCCTGATTACTATCGGGGAGTGCTTCCTGGGTCGCAGATAGACCGAGTGGTTGGCGCCGGACACGACCCGGAGATGTTGCTTCGAGATCTGCAGATAACAGGCGACCCACGCGATCTATCACGATCCCAGCTTGCCGTAAGCCTATTTGAGTACCAAAATCAGAAGAAGTTCCCGCCACTGGAAGTTGTGCGCCTTGAAGCGGATGACCCCTGGAGAGATGTTTATTCCGCATGTTTGGGCCTTCTCCCGGACCACCCAAACGCTGGTCTAATCTATTCCGGCGGCTGGCTACCTGACCTCGCCTTTGAGGATTTTCTGCAGGTTCGGCGGAGGGACGTGGAGGGGTCACTGGCGGATTTGATTTCGCGGCTCCGGCCGAAGGAGCCGATGTTGACGCCCCGCCAAGTCTCTATGGCTCGATTGTCCTATGCGAACACGGCCAGTAGTTATATCCGCACGGACAAGATCACCCTGCCTGACCCTGGTTTCGCGCGACGGGATGCGGGGCCGAACATCGTAGTCGTGTGCACGCCCGGGTCGAATGAGGATCTCGCTCTCTTGTGGAACTTGAGGGCAGCGCACGGAGACAATTATGTCACACCTCTCGGTATCCCTTCCGATGCGTTTACCGCGGAAGCAATACAGGAGATACTCTCCTCTCCAGGCGTGGCG
The sequence above is drawn from the Curtobacterium sp. MR_MD2014 genome and encodes:
- a CDS encoding SRPBCC family protein, with the translated sequence MPQIIETVDVNVPVRQAYDQWTRFEEFPHFLDEVEKIVQVDDKTTDWTVKVAGQEREFRAVITEQHPDERVAWTVKDGDTDHAGVVTFHKLSDNETRVTAQIDWEPSGFLEKLGSAVGVGGHAVKKDLQNYKERVENAPTEPGWRGDVQA
- a CDS encoding amino-acid N-acetyltransferase, translating into MSGNGKHAFDERDEHGIRVRPALASDVPHIQRLIAPYVDRRILLGKENVALYGSIQQFRIAEGPDGTPIGCGALAVFWDDIAEVRTLALDADWIHKRVGHRMLEALEHDARELGVARIFCLTFEVEFFAKHGYLEIGEQVVLPDVYAELVRSSDEGVAEFLDLARVKPNTLGNTRMLKIL
- a CDS encoding DUF3800 domain-containing protein; translated protein: MGSGFVVYVDESGDHSLTSINPDYPMFVLAFSIFPIDLYVDRIVPLVQRLKFDFFNHDMVVLHEREIRQSKPPFDILLNAETRAAFMSRIDQLFEERFGVVATAIRKTEFRDRVGLDTSPYHVALEYGLERVFLQLQARGVSRRETTVVFESRGRLEDRELEDEFDRIMRRTKMRGMPETFRFCIAHKQANSTGLQLADLVARPIGTHLLHPDRTNRAWERILQRMPKSPGGSVAGWGLKVYP
- the cspE gene encoding transcription antiterminator/RNA stability regulator CspE, with translation MATGTVKWFNNEKGFGFIAPDDGSADVFAHFSAIAGNGYKSLEENQKVEFEITEGRKGPQAENISVIG
- a CDS encoding SseB family protein, which produces MADKEQRFRSEQLEEALAKQDVAAVAFALRNDIVIVPRLVTGKKDMQVRVFGREGSDKRILLLFSSADAYTAMVPDEKVRQVMVYDGPRLDEFLAAHLDSLEGVFFDIAGPHTMQAAPADLLAALRA
- the radA gene encoding DNA repair protein RadA, which translates into the protein MARTQSLYRCTECGWTSIKWVGRCGECQAWGTVEDTTAAAASSRGPAAVSVAGARVARPITEARGTGVQRWTSGIGEFDRVLGGGIVPGAAVLLSGEPGVGKSTLLLEVASRAAATGKRVLYVSAEESVDQVRLRAERTNAMHDQLYLASEVDLGVILGQIDQVQPDLVIADSVQTISSSTVDGIAGGTSQVREVASTLIRVAKERSLPVLIVGHVTKDGTIAGPRLLEHLVDVVCHFEGDRQTALRFVRALKNRFGPTDEVGCFDMAGDGIHEVPDPSGLFMSRNGTPVSGTCVTVALEGRRALPVEVQALVVPSSAPQPRRVVNGVDASRVAMLLAVLERRAGLKLSDADVYVSTVGGMKLTEPGADLAIALALASAARDRPYPHTLAAVGEISLAGEIRPATGAKQRANEASRLGFTTVLGADAEHLREALRVAFSLTQSVRERELDRAF
- a CDS encoding SGNH/GDSL hydrolase family protein; this encodes MKTRTLVALLTSVIGGLAVVGGGAFGARAGIRGQRAASQRVVDMLPVHADWWRERLQHEGQLTYLAIGDSAAQGVGATAPGRGYVGLLARRIRHRSRMSVRVVNLSVSGATTWGAKHDQLPKLRQYSPDICTVSIGANDIADFHPDKFERNIRAIYSAVPSHAIVAELPCMFVPDRERKVAVANEIVHRVATELGLTVAPLHVITKRVGLRRTFFNSYGDLFHPNDRGYEIWASAFEPAVDARVDTVAAIRHYLSAREAEDLGREAGAVASARAEQDVEHATELDHGGRPGRVERLRQRMTGGIPLPEQPGGHDRTPAHDEDDERGADDEHGEDTGHGRHAPRHRGVGGAL